A part of Candidatus Stoquefichus sp. SB1 genomic DNA contains:
- the glf gene encoding UDP-galactopyranose mutase, whose amino-acid sequence MIETRGEKVDTLIIGSGFAGSSVARVLAERGHKVKIIEKRNHIGGNCYDEYDQYGVLVHKYGPHIFHTNNKEVYDFLSRFTKWYDYSHEVVGNVYGKIIPIPFNLNTLMIVFGEEKGQLLKQELIDTYGENARVPILELQKSDSVGIQEVAQYVYENIFLKYTMKQWNQKPEEVDQSVTARVPVLISYDNRYFQDTYQGLPLEGYTKLFENMLDHENIEIELNRDAKLDLTFDFDHHKIYYKNQEFTGQIIFTGAIDEFFDNQLGQLPYRSLRFDFEHYPEDYYQSKGVVNYTVSEDYTRITEFKYLTGQVIDGTTIIKEYPEVYKDNRQVPYYAILNSENIAMHQKYVDMVKPFSRFHLLGRLAQYKYYNIDGIVEEALALTKQL is encoded by the coding sequence AGGTAGTGGTTTTGCTGGAAGTAGTGTTGCACGTGTCTTGGCAGAGAGAGGGCATAAAGTTAAAATTATTGAAAAGAGAAACCACATTGGTGGAAATTGTTATGATGAATATGATCAGTATGGTGTTTTAGTCCATAAATATGGGCCACATATTTTTCATACAAATAATAAAGAAGTCTATGATTTTTTATCACGTTTTACAAAGTGGTATGATTATAGTCATGAAGTTGTTGGGAATGTTTATGGGAAAATTATTCCGATTCCTTTTAATTTGAATACTTTGATGATTGTTTTTGGAGAGGAAAAAGGACAACTTCTCAAACAGGAATTGATTGATACATATGGTGAAAATGCAAGAGTTCCTATTTTAGAATTACAAAAGAGTGATTCTGTAGGTATTCAGGAAGTGGCTCAATATGTTTATGAAAATATTTTCTTAAAATATACAATGAAACAATGGAACCAAAAACCTGAAGAAGTTGATCAAAGCGTCACAGCACGTGTTCCTGTATTGATTTCATATGATAATCGTTATTTTCAGGATACTTATCAGGGATTGCCATTAGAAGGTTATACAAAGTTATTTGAAAATATGCTTGATCATGAAAATATTGAAATAGAACTGAATAGGGATGCTAAGTTGGATCTTACATTTGATTTTGATCATCATAAAATTTATTATAAAAATCAGGAATTTACAGGGCAAATTATTTTTACTGGTGCGATTGATGAATTTTTTGATAATCAGTTAGGCCAATTGCCTTATCGTTCATTACGTTTTGATTTTGAACATTACCCTGAGGATTATTATCAATCTAAAGGGGTTGTTAATTATACAGTCAGTGAGGATTATACGCGTATTACTGAATTTAAATATTTGACTGGACAGGTCATCGATGGAACAACAATTATTAAAGAATATCCAGAAGTTTATAAGGATAATCGCCAAGTTCCATATTATGCTATTTTAAATTCAGAAAATATAGCAATGCATCAAAAATATGTTGATATGGTGAAACCATTCTCTCGTTTTCATTTATTAGGAAGATTAGCTCAATATAAATATTATAATATTGATGGAATTGTCGAAGAAGCTTTAGCTTTAACAAAACAATTATAG
- a CDS encoding glycosyltransferase family 2 protein produces the protein MKYLSVAIPCYNSQEYMNKAIESCLILKDDVEVIIVDDGSKDETARIGDEYAALYPETIKCVHQENGGHGQAVNTGLKNSTGLYFKVLDSDDWFDQSALVKVLETIKQLHEKDNDVDMLIANYVYEKPSENKSSVIKYTNALPQNRTFRWYDIKHFYPQQNLLMHSVIYRTQLLRNCNLELPKHTFYVDNLFVYQPLPYVVTLYYLNVDLYRYYIGREDQSVNEKVMISRIDQQIKVNKMMIDCCDVMQLKSRKLRNYMVKYLTMITTVSTVLLVKSGTPEHLQKRDDLWLYLKMKNPELYKAVKHTTLGSLMEMDSFVGKKLITTGYGISRKLFGFN, from the coding sequence ATGAAATATTTAAGTGTTGCCATTCCTTGTTATAATTCACAGGAATATATGAATAAGGCCATTGAATCATGTCTTATTTTAAAAGATGATGTAGAAGTGATTATTGTTGATGATGGTTCAAAGGATGAAACGGCACGTATTGGTGATGAGTATGCAGCATTATATCCAGAAACTATCAAATGTGTTCATCAGGAAAATGGTGGTCATGGTCAGGCTGTCAATACTGGACTTAAAAATTCAACGGGATTATATTTTAAAGTTTTAGATAGTGATGATTGGTTTGATCAGTCAGCACTTGTTAAAGTTTTAGAAACAATTAAACAATTACATGAAAAAGATAATGATGTTGATATGTTAATAGCAAATTATGTTTATGAAAAACCAAGTGAAAATAAATCAAGTGTGATTAAATATACAAATGCATTACCACAAAATAGAACTTTTAGATGGTATGATATCAAGCATTTTTATCCACAGCAGAATTTATTAATGCATAGTGTTATTTATCGTACACAACTTTTAAGAAATTGTAATTTAGAATTACCTAAACATACATTCTATGTTGATAACTTATTTGTTTATCAGCCACTTCCTTATGTTGTGACATTATATTATTTAAATGTAGATTTATATCGTTATTATATTGGTAGAGAAGATCAATCAGTGAATGAAAAAGTCATGATTTCACGTATTGATCAACAGATTAAAGTAAATAAGATGATGATTGATTGTTGCGATGTTATGCAGTTAAAGAGTCGTAAATTACGTAATTATATGGTTAAATATTTAACTATGATTACAACTGTTTCAACAGTTCTTTTGGTGAAGTCAGGAACACCTGAACATCTTCAAAAAAGAGATGATTTATGGTTGTATTTAAAGATGAAAAATCCAGAATTATATAAAGCTGTGAAACATACAACATTGGGATCTCTTATGGAAATGGATAGTTTTGTAGGTAAGAAATTGATTACAACAGGATATGGTATATCTAGAAAGTTATTTGGGTTTAATTAA
- a CDS encoding phosphatase PAP2 family protein, whose product MKKILEQYKHAWVFLYFIIYLPWYFGLQQRGNMGFHDIYTTVDQAIPFVSWFIYPYVYWFLFVAGTIAYLFFTHKKDFYKCVAFLFIGMTICLIVFTVYPTSFDHRPFNIQGSPLSTFLVNFIYTADKSQNVFPSIHVFNSIGCAIALVKCQDFHSSYFMKIFANGSALMITLSTMFIKQHSILDAVSAGVLAIVLYILIYKLDVFKIEERVDEKRPRLSKNFSKVSR is encoded by the coding sequence ATGAAAAAAATATTAGAACAATATAAACATGCATGGGTTTTTCTTTATTTTATTATTTATTTACCATGGTATTTTGGTCTTCAACAAAGAGGAAACATGGGCTTTCATGATATTTATACAACAGTAGATCAGGCTATTCCTTTTGTATCATGGTTTATCTATCCATATGTTTATTGGTTCCTCTTTGTTGCTGGAACTATTGCTTATTTATTTTTTACTCATAAAAAGGACTTTTATAAATGTGTTGCATTCTTATTTATTGGTATGACAATATGTTTAATTGTCTTTACAGTCTATCCAACGAGTTTTGATCATCGTCCTTTCAATATTCAGGGAAGTCCTTTATCTACTTTCCTTGTGAATTTTATTTATACAGCTGATAAGAGTCAAAATGTATTTCCAAGTATCCATGTTTTTAATTCTATTGGTTGTGCAATTGCACTTGTCAAATGTCAGGATTTTCACTCTTCATATTTTATGAAAATATTTGCGAATGGGTCAGCATTAATGATTACTCTTTCAACAATGTTTATTAAACAACATTCTATTTTAGATGCTGTTTCAGCTGGGGTACTGGCTATCGTTCTCTATATTCTCATTTATAAATTAGATGTGTTTAAGATTGAAGAGCGGGTTGATGAAAAAAGACCACGATTATCTAAAAACTTTAGCAAAGTAAGCAGGTAA
- a CDS encoding MATE family efflux transporter: MATNQNLAHEKISKLLFSLAIPSIIAQLVNILYNIVDRIYIGQMHNGTVAMAALSVALPIVTFVSAFTQLVGVGGAPLCAIKMGEQRKEKAEEIMTNSFVLLIIVGIILTLIILFFHEPLLYIFGANEETIVPAISYTSIYALGTIFVQITLGMNAYINTQGFAKMGMYTVVIGAIINIVLDPLFIFVFDMGVAGAALATIIAQGASAVWVLIFLFGTKSIIKIRKKYLVPKLHIAFSIVALGISPFVQTATESLLQISFNNQLLIYGGTMAVATMAILMSIWQFITLPLQGLCQGAQPILSYNYGARNYTRVRETFHLMFKLCLGFAFAASFIAMFFSSFFVSIFASDAQTIQFSSWALRIFLIGAGMFGAQIACQQAFMAFGQAKVSVWMAITRKIILLIPLIYVFPYLLGGSGFATMMSHSIAPMVHDGSRVFAVLFAEPVSDILAACITTFMFIRFYRKELKKPDEIIGE, translated from the coding sequence ATGGCTACAAATCAGAATTTAGCTCATGAAAAAATATCAAAATTATTATTTTCACTTGCTATTCCATCAATTATTGCACAGCTAGTGAATATTTTATATAACATTGTTGATCGTATTTATATTGGTCAAATGCATAATGGAACTGTTGCTATGGCTGCTTTATCAGTAGCTTTACCAATTGTCACTTTTGTGAGTGCTTTTACGCAATTGGTTGGTGTTGGTGGGGCACCATTATGTGCGATTAAAATGGGTGAACAAAGAAAAGAAAAAGCTGAAGAAATTATGACCAATAGTTTTGTATTATTGATTATTGTTGGGATTATTTTAACGCTTATTATTCTTTTTTTCCATGAACCATTATTGTATATCTTTGGGGCAAATGAAGAAACCATTGTGCCAGCAATTTCATATACTAGTATATATGCATTAGGAACAATCTTTGTTCAAATTACATTAGGAATGAATGCTTATATTAACACTCAGGGATTTGCTAAGATGGGAATGTATACTGTTGTTATTGGTGCTATTATTAATATTGTTTTGGATCCTCTCTTTATCTTTGTTTTTGATATGGGAGTTGCTGGTGCTGCTCTCGCAACAATTATTGCTCAGGGAGCTTCCGCTGTTTGGGTATTGATTTTCTTGTTTGGAACAAAAAGTATTATTAAGATTAGAAAAAAATATCTCGTACCGAAGTTGCATATTGCTTTTTCAATCGTAGCGTTAGGAATTTCACCATTTGTTCAAACGGCAACTGAAAGTCTGTTACAGATCTCATTTAATAATCAGTTACTTATTTATGGTGGAACAATGGCAGTTGCGACAATGGCTATTTTAATGAGTATCTGGCAGTTTATTACATTGCCTCTTCAGGGTCTTTGTCAGGGAGCACAGCCAATCTTAAGTTATAATTATGGAGCACGAAATTATACACGTGTAAGAGAAACCTTTCATTTAATGTTTAAATTATGTTTAGGTTTTGCTTTTGCTGCAAGTTTTATTGCAATGTTCTTTTCATCTTTCTTTGTTTCAATCTTTGCAAGTGATGCACAAACAATTCAGTTTTCTTCATGGGCTTTACGTATCTTTTTAATAGGGGCAGGAATGTTTGGGGCACAGATTGCATGTCAACAGGCATTTATGGCTTTTGGGCAGGCAAAAGTTTCTGTTTGGATGGCTATTACAAGAAAAATTATTTTATTAATTCCTTTAATTTATGTTTTCCCTTATTTATTAGGTGGTAGTGGATTTGCAACAATGATGTCCCATTCGATTGCTCCAATGGTTCATGATGGATCACGTGTTTTTGCAGTTTTATTTGCAGAACCTGTGTCAGATATTTTAGCAGCTTGTATTACAACATTTATGTTTATTCGTTTTTATCGCAAGGAATTAAAGAAGCCAGATGAAATAATTGGAGAATAA
- the epsC gene encoding serine O-acetyltransferase EpsC, with the protein MEKSLISRILEMDPAARNRVNVILNYPGLHAMFFYRINHFLWNAHLKMLARFLSQFARFLTGIEIHPGATIGRRFFIDHGMGVVIGETTIIGDDCILYQGVTLGGVGTGEHKVKRHPTLNNNVMISAGAKIIGDVTIGDNSIVGASSVVLKDVPPNCTVVGVPGRIVKENGIRVDKDL; encoded by the coding sequence ATGGAAAAGAGTTTGATATCAAGAATATTAGAGATGGATCCAGCTGCTCGAAATAGAGTGAATGTTATTTTGAATTATCCAGGGCTACATGCGATGTTTTTTTATCGTATTAATCATTTTTTATGGAATGCTCATTTGAAAATGTTAGCACGTTTTTTAAGTCAGTTTGCTAGATTTTTAACAGGGATAGAAATTCATCCAGGAGCAACCATCGGTAGAAGATTTTTTATTGATCATGGAATGGGTGTTGTGATTGGGGAAACAACAATTATTGGTGATGATTGTATCTTATATCAGGGTGTAACATTAGGTGGTGTTGGAACTGGTGAACATAAGGTCAAAAGACATCCAACATTAAATAATAATGTGATGATTTCAGCTGGGGCAAAAATTATAGGTGATGTGACAATTGGAGATAACAGTATTGTTGGAGCTTCTTCAGTTGTGTTAAAGGATGTTCCACCAAATTGTACAGTTGTTGGAGTACCAGGAAGAATTGTGAAAGAAAATGGTATTAGAGTTGATAAAGACTTATAG
- a CDS encoding phosphatase PAP2 family protein gives MVLELIKTYRIKYQYMILSWILLIIYLGLFVSGKLTIMDQYIYQVIHTLQSDTMTSFMIAVTFLGSTVGIVLICLICLVIHFQKGCLISIHVALMAIVNQVIKYLVARPRPTVVHLVKETSYSFPSAHAMTSMAVFGMIAYLLWEKHKVFSIFMMCFPLMIGVTRIYLGVHFASDVIGGFLFSITSLCTVIPFLKYHKILPCS, from the coding sequence ATGGTATTAGAGTTGATAAAGACTTATAGGATAAAATATCAATATATGATTTTATCATGGATACTTTTGATTATTTATTTAGGACTTTTTGTCAGTGGAAAATTAACAATCATGGATCAATATATCTATCAGGTGATTCATACTTTGCAAAGTGATACAATGACAAGTTTTATGATTGCTGTGACTTTTTTAGGATCAACTGTTGGAATTGTTTTGATTTGCTTGATTTGTCTTGTAATTCATTTTCAAAAAGGCTGTTTAATAAGTATTCATGTAGCATTGATGGCGATTGTGAATCAGGTGATTAAATATCTTGTTGCAAGACCAAGACCAACAGTTGTTCATTTAGTGAAGGAAACAAGTTATAGTTTTCCTTCCGCTCATGCTATGACATCAATGGCTGTCTTTGGTATGATTGCTTATTTATTGTGGGAGAAACATAAGGTATTTTCAATCTTTATGATGTGTTTTCCTCTCATGATTGGTGTGACACGTATTTATTTGGGTGTTCATTTTGCAAGTGATGTTATTGGGGGATTTTTATTTTCTATAACTTCATTATGTACAGTGATTCCATTTCTTAAATATCATAAAATACTCCCATGTTCATAG
- a CDS encoding MerR family transcriptional regulator, which yields MTIKEVIEKYGMTRKALLIYEEKGLIHPTRNMSGYREYDLKQIEIIGKICFLRKLEFSLNEIEDILMNHHYELFQEKKKEYDKDIHFIEMKKSYLDYANDVFNDQYSIDEAYKAVNDTIELYDTDEYNELIHFEFQRESVGIMWLLTLIISFLSGQFSLIIMAFFSLFVPIILSLKSVRNFFLSIYARRRLAITLLLFGMFGSLFFWCQPNNMVNEFLFGMSLLLCFGSIASFHQVQKYFKKYQSFLSMIFFILSIGMFGFIFFIEINGKIGLGYIIIASFLLGIGVIFNQRIRQILGYILMGMI from the coding sequence GTGACAATAAAAGAAGTCATAGAAAAATATGGTATGACAAGAAAAGCATTATTAATATATGAAGAAAAAGGATTAATTCATCCGACAAGGAATATGTCAGGTTATCGAGAATATGACTTAAAGCAAATTGAAATCATAGGGAAAATATGTTTTTTAAGAAAATTAGAATTTTCTTTAAATGAAATAGAAGATATTTTAATGAATCATCATTATGAATTATTTCAAGAAAAGAAAAAAGAATATGATAAAGATATTCATTTCATTGAAATGAAGAAAAGTTATTTGGATTATGCAAATGATGTATTTAATGATCAATATTCAATTGATGAAGCTTATAAGGCAGTTAATGATACAATTGAATTATATGATACTGATGAATATAATGAATTGATTCATTTTGAATTTCAACGAGAATCAGTAGGAATCATGTGGTTATTAACTTTAATCATTTCATTTTTATCTGGGCAATTCTCTTTAATAATTATGGCTTTTTTCTCTTTATTTGTTCCTATTATTTTAAGTTTAAAGAGTGTTAGAAACTTCTTCTTGTCAATTTATGCAAGAAGGCGATTAGCTATCACATTACTTCTTTTTGGTATGTTTGGAAGTTTATTTTTTTGGTGTCAGCCCAATAATATGGTTAATGAATTTTTATTTGGCATGAGTCTTTTGCTTTGTTTTGGATCAATAGCTTCTTTTCATCAAGTTCAAAAATACTTTAAAAAATATCAATCCTTTTTATCCATGATATTCTTTATATTGAGTATTGGTATGTTTGGGTTTATCTTTTTTATTGAAATTAATGGTAAAATAGGATTGGGTTATATAATAATAGCATCGTTTTTATTAGGAATAGGGGTTATATTTAATCAACGTATACGTCAAATATTAGGTTATATATTAATGGGTATGATATGA
- a CDS encoding aldo/keto reductase codes for MEYVTLNNHLKMPVLGFGVFRVPDKNECAEIVYQAIKAGYRLIDTAAVYTNEDAVGDGIRKAMSEGICSREDLFITSKLWVQDMKDFDSAKQAIDTSLKKSGLEYFDLYLLHQALGDYFAAWRALEVAYKEGKLKSIGVSNFYPHILTNFCETVEIKPMVNQIELHPYFIQEDALKVMKEYNVIPEAWAPLGGGRYNPFEDQMLQEIATKYNKTVGQVILRWNIQRGVVVIPKSTHQERIVENIDVFDFCLNDEEMKLISSLDKGYGGSRTKHFDPEFVKTVLANKIHD; via the coding sequence ATGGAATATGTAACTTTAAATAATCATTTAAAAATGCCTGTTTTAGGATTTGGGGTCTTTAGAGTTCCTGATAAAAATGAATGTGCTGAAATAGTGTATCAAGCTATTAAAGCTGGGTATCGTTTAATTGATACAGCAGCAGTGTACACAAATGAAGATGCTGTAGGTGATGGTATAAGAAAAGCAATGTCTGAGGGTATTTGTAGTCGAGAAGATTTATTCATTACTTCAAAACTGTGGGTACAGGACATGAAAGATTTTGATAGTGCAAAACAAGCAATTGATACTTCACTTAAAAAAAGCGGTTTAGAATATTTTGACTTATATTTATTGCATCAAGCATTAGGCGATTATTTTGCTGCTTGGAGAGCATTAGAAGTTGCTTACAAAGAGGGAAAACTAAAAAGTATTGGTGTATCTAACTTTTATCCTCATATTTTAACTAACTTTTGTGAAACGGTAGAAATTAAACCAATGGTTAACCAAATTGAACTGCATCCTTATTTCATACAAGAAGATGCTTTGAAAGTGATGAAAGAATATAATGTAATTCCCGAAGCTTGGGCACCTCTTGGGGGTGGAAGATATAACCCCTTTGAAGATCAAATGCTTCAAGAAATTGCAACTAAATACAATAAAACAGTAGGACAAGTTATTCTTCGCTGGAATATTCAAAGAGGTGTTGTTGTTATTCCAAAATCAACACATCAAGAAAGAATTGTTGAGAATATAGATGTATTTGATTTTTGTCTTAATGATGAAGAAATGAAGCTTATTTCTTCACTCGATAAAGGATATGGTGGAAGCAGAACCAAGCACTTTGATCCGGAATTTGTAAAAACTGTTTTAGCAAATAAAATTCATGACTAA
- a CDS encoding toprim domain-containing protein, translating into MRTLNNTVHLCEAPIDALSLAILFTLDKMDFNHHILALSQFLENHPQVNQIIFHLDLDKVGRQATRLIIESMKSKMPIYNCYDQTPKYYKDMNDSLCLRIGITSNKSRLNEKEICSTR; encoded by the coding sequence ATTCGTACGCTAAATAACACAGTTCATCTTTGTGAAGCCCCTATTGATGCATTATCATTAGCCATTCTATTTACTTTAGATAAGATGGATTTTAATCATCATATCTTAGCATTATCTCAATTTCTAGAGAATCACCCACAAGTCAACCAGATTATTTTTCATCTTGATTTAGATAAAGTTGGTAGACAAGCCACAAGGTTAATTATTGAAAGTATGAAGTCAAAAATGCCAATATACAATTGTTATGATCAAACACCAAAATATTATAAGGATATGAATGATAGCTTATGTCTTAGAATTGGTATTACATCAAATAAATCTAGATTGAATGAAAAAGAAATTTGTAGTACCCGTTAA
- a CDS encoding tyrosine-type recombinase/integrase, with the protein MPKKRKLKRRANGALSITQLKGNRSKPFAIRETVEMSYSQKQKYIAYFETREEAEDFIKLYTLMKKKKINATQANSLDQDLTEQVMQSITPDMLTFKEIFYILFEEKYKFQNNKASVKSWFNKLTDIHNKNINTINLYDLQSIFDNIKEAGLGTGTLSHVKGVTMDIFKYAVKHQYISRDDDYTEFIDISLKGYDKKEDNTDKRKSFTVDEVRNIMKHNTLESKYALLYIFTGCRPNELLEIDTSKIYIDVDCNDDGVKRKISYMITGSKTEAGRDRIVPIHDTIKPIIIDLLEKHPNYLIIKQCDNIVNKYHRDLFEPLMKELNYNKVPYACRHTFVSLAKLYNMDPFARKRIVGHKSNDLTDDVYTDIFINKLYTEINKIKL; encoded by the coding sequence ATGCCTAAGAAAAGAAAACTCAAAAGACGTGCTAATGGTGCGTTATCTATAACACAATTAAAAGGCAATCGTTCTAAACCTTTTGCGATCCGTGAAACTGTAGAAATGTCTTATTCGCAAAAACAAAAATATATTGCGTACTTTGAGACAAGAGAAGAAGCAGAGGATTTTATAAAACTATATACTCTCATGAAGAAAAAGAAAATTAATGCAACTCAAGCAAATTCATTGGATCAGGATTTGACCGAACAAGTCATGCAATCAATCACTCCCGATATGCTTACATTTAAAGAAATATTTTATATTCTTTTTGAAGAAAAATATAAGTTTCAAAATAACAAAGCCTCTGTAAAGAGTTGGTTTAATAAATTAACAGACATACATAATAAAAATATAAACACTATTAATCTTTACGATTTACAAAGCATCTTTGACAACATTAAAGAGGCAGGACTAGGAACAGGTACTTTATCTCATGTGAAAGGTGTTACTATGGATATTTTCAAATATGCTGTTAAACATCAATATATTAGCCGCGATGATGATTATACTGAATTTATAGATATATCATTAAAAGGTTACGATAAAAAAGAAGATAATACGGATAAAAGAAAATCATTTACAGTTGACGAAGTGCGTAACATTATGAAGCATAATACATTAGAATCTAAATATGCATTATTATATATTTTTACTGGTTGCAGACCTAACGAACTTCTAGAAATAGACACAAGTAAAATTTATATAGATGTAGATTGCAATGATGATGGTGTAAAGAGAAAGATATCTTATATGATTACTGGCTCTAAAACAGAGGCAGGGAGAGATAGAATAGTCCCTATTCATGATACAATTAAACCTATTATAATAGATTTGTTGGAAAAACATCCTAATTATCTTATTATCAAACAGTGTGATAATATTGTAAATAAATATCATCGTGATTTATTTGAGCCATTGATGAAAGAACTGAATTATAACAAAGTTCCTTACGCATGTAGACATACATTTGTATCACTTGCAAAACTTTATAATATGGATCCGTTTGCAAGAAAAAGAATTGTTGGCCATAAATCTAATGACCTTACAGATGATGTATATACAGACATTTTTATTAACAAGTTGTATACAGAAATAAATAAAATAAAGCTATAA
- a CDS encoding SHOCT domain-containing protein produces the protein MKDTIIKIYEKNNQKIGMMKSAAKYLDELMEIDENPIYATTCNIENNSNDDKLNINNLSMKNKTSGIVVVTNKRIMFCQKVLMQVIFKQINISDITSIDSKTTPLAGYGKLRIKGITEMLIIDCNNHTVMQNITNAINKAKSISSNQTSNNTSFDNYEELKKVKELLDMGIITQEEFEIKKKELLGI, from the coding sequence ATGAAGGATACTATAATTAAAATTTATGAAAAAAACAATCAAAAAATTGGTATGATGAAGTCCGCAGCAAAATATTTAGATGAATTAATGGAAATAGATGAAAATCCTATTTATGCTACAACATGCAATATAGAAAACAATAGTAATGATGACAAATTAAATATAAACAATCTTTCAATGAAAAATAAAACATCTGGAATTGTTGTGGTTACTAATAAAAGAATTATGTTTTGCCAAAAGGTATTAATGCAAGTGATATTTAAACAAATAAATATTAGCGATATAACCTCCATTGATAGTAAGACAACGCCACTTGCTGGATATGGAAAATTAAGAATAAAAGGTATAACAGAAATGTTGATAATCGATTGTAACAATCACACAGTTATGCAGAATATTACAAATGCTATCAATAAAGCAAAATCAATTAGCTCTAATCAAACTTCGAATAATACTTCTTTTGATAATTACGAAGAACTAAAAAAAGTAAAAGAATTATTAGACATGGGAATCATTACTCAAGAGGAATTTGAGATAAAGAAAAAAGAATTATTAGGAATATAA
- a CDS encoding restriction endonuclease, with product MNFDDDLSYSLINTEFNDISNESNDAYTAINFYEKDELKLYEECKKFIIQTQMASTSSLQRKFNIGYNLSARIIDNLEKEGVIGPQIRALPREVLWKEYYISNYQYDYDINIFKDKVITSSNRYINIFYNTIKTKGYVDKEYFMDLLSLNEYQYDHTIEELLTNNVIVMSDGKYILSNISVNYDFVYKQDDVYDTFSKIYDSNIYKEYEKISNGLEFEVFLSTLLNKIGYKSYITQKSNDFGADIIAEKDNIKYAIQCKFYSSPIGVSAIQEVLGGKEYYNCNIGIVATNSSFTRQAIELSSKSNVVLWDGNYIIENFMTSE from the coding sequence ATGAATTTTGATGATGATTTAAGTTATTCTTTAATTAATACAGAATTTAATGATATATCTAATGAAAGCAATGATGCATACACTGCTATCAATTTTTATGAAAAAGATGAATTAAAATTATATGAAGAATGTAAGAAATTTATTATTCAAACTCAAATGGCAAGCACGTCATCATTGCAAAGAAAATTCAATATAGGCTATAATCTATCTGCTAGAATTATCGATAACTTAGAAAAAGAAGGTGTTATCGGTCCACAGATACGAGCACTTCCACGTGAAGTACTATGGAAAGAATATTATATTAGTAACTATCAATATGATTATGATATTAACATTTTTAAAGATAAAGTAATTACGTCTTCAAATCGTTACATAAATATTTTCTATAATACTATTAAAACAAAAGGATATGTAGACAAGGAATATTTTATGGACCTATTATCCCTTAATGAATATCAGTACGATCATACAATAGAAGAACTTCTAACTAATAATGTGATTGTGATGAGTGATGGAAAATATATTTTATCAAATATTTCAGTCAATTATGATTTTGTATATAAACAAGATGATGTATATGACACTTTTAGCAAAATATATGATTCAAATATTTATAAAGAATACGAAAAAATATCCAATGGTTTAGAATTTGAAGTTTTCTTATCAACATTATTAAATAAAATTGGTTACAAATCATATATAACTCAAAAATCTAATGATTTTGGTGCTGATATAATAGCAGAAAAAGATAACATAAAGTATGCAATACAATGTAAATTTTATTCATCGCCTATTGGAGTTTCTGCTATTCAAGAGGTATTAGGTGGAAAAGAATATTATAATTGTAATATCGGTATAGTAGCGACTAACAGTAGTTTCACAAGACAGGCAATAGAATTATCTAGTAAAAGTAATGTTGTTTTATGGGATGGTAATTATATTATTGAAAATTTCATGACCAGTGAATAG